In a genomic window of Aeromicrobium panaciterrae:
- a CDS encoding DUF1801 domain-containing protein has product MTEHPDREKKTFTTVDEYIDASLIGVEERLVEMRRIIRAAAPETEETISYNIPAYKTDGVVVVQFAGFTEHTSLTFFPTAGAFSKFSDELAAYKTSKSAIRFPLDEPLPVDLIDAIVRFRVNEAADYVASKRR; this is encoded by the coding sequence ATGACCGAGCACCCGGACCGCGAGAAGAAGACCTTCACGACCGTTGACGAATACATCGATGCGTCACTGATCGGCGTGGAGGAACGGCTCGTCGAGATGCGTCGGATCATCCGCGCCGCAGCACCCGAGACCGAGGAGACGATCAGCTACAACATCCCGGCCTACAAGACCGACGGTGTCGTTGTTGTGCAGTTCGCGGGGTTCACTGAGCACACGTCGTTGACGTTCTTCCCCACCGCTGGAGCCTTCTCGAAGTTCTCGGATGAGCTGGCGGCGTACAAGACCAGCAAGTCGGCCATCCGCTTCCCGCTGGACGAGCCGCTACCGGTCGACCTGATCGACGCGATCGTACGATTCCGCGTCAACGAGGCCGCCGACTACGTAGCGAGCAAAAGGCGCTAA
- a CDS encoding pyridoxal phosphate-dependent aminotransferase, whose translation MTQIVRQSEKLRDVLYDIRGPVNARAAAMEAAGERILKLNIGNPQPFGFDAPAEILQDVIAGLPTAQGYSDSRGIQSARRAVVHHYQLQEGFPVIDIDDVWLGNGVSELIQMALQALLDNGDEVLIPVPDYPLWTAVTNLAGGVPVHYRCDEANGWNPDIADLESKITDRTKVIVVINPNNPTGAVYTRETLTAIADLARKHNLVLMSDEIYDKILYDDAVHIPMASIAPDVLTLTFNGLSKAYRVCGYRAGWLVATGPLKEANDYLEGITLLASMRLCPNVPAQNAIQVALGGYQSIKELILPGGRLLEQRDTAVNELRKIPGVSVVSPRGALYVFPRLDPEVYPIKDDQQLVLDLLLQEKILLTQGSGFNWPDPDHLRIVTLPWARDLSEAIQRMGNFLSSYQQA comes from the coding sequence ATGACCCAGATCGTGCGCCAGTCCGAGAAGTTGCGTGATGTCTTGTACGACATCCGCGGACCCGTCAACGCACGAGCGGCCGCCATGGAGGCCGCAGGCGAGCGAATTCTCAAGCTCAACATCGGCAATCCGCAGCCTTTCGGCTTCGACGCACCGGCCGAGATCCTGCAGGACGTCATCGCCGGACTGCCCACTGCGCAGGGCTATTCGGACTCGCGCGGCATCCAGTCGGCTCGCCGCGCTGTCGTGCACCACTACCAACTCCAAGAGGGCTTCCCCGTCATCGACATCGACGACGTGTGGCTGGGCAACGGCGTCTCCGAGCTGATCCAGATGGCGCTGCAGGCGCTGCTCGACAACGGCGACGAAGTGCTGATCCCCGTACCCGACTACCCGCTGTGGACTGCGGTCACCAACCTGGCCGGCGGCGTGCCAGTGCACTACCGCTGCGACGAGGCCAATGGCTGGAATCCGGACATCGCCGACCTCGAGTCCAAGATCACCGATCGCACCAAGGTCATCGTCGTCATCAACCCCAACAACCCGACGGGTGCGGTCTACACCCGCGAGACGCTGACGGCGATCGCTGACCTGGCTCGCAAGCACAACCTTGTTCTGATGTCTGACGAGATCTACGACAAGATCCTGTACGACGACGCCGTCCACATCCCGATGGCCAGCATCGCCCCGGACGTTCTCACACTGACGTTCAACGGGCTGTCGAAGGCATACCGGGTCTGCGGCTACCGCGCCGGCTGGCTTGTCGCCACGGGCCCGCTCAAGGAAGCCAACGACTACCTCGAGGGCATCACGCTGCTCGCCTCAATGCGGCTGTGCCCCAACGTGCCGGCGCAGAACGCGATCCAGGTCGCGCTCGGCGGTTACCAGTCGATCAAGGAACTGATCCTGCCTGGCGGTCGGCTGCTTGAGCAGCGCGACACCGCGGTCAATGAGCTGCGCAAGATCCCGGGTGTCAGTGTCGTCAGCCCGCGTGGCGCGTTGTACGTGTTCCCGCGGCTCGACCCCGAGGTCTATCCGATCAAGGACGATCAGCAACTCGTTCTCGACCTGCTGCTGCAGGAAAAGATCCTGCTGACGCAGGGGAGTGGCTTCAACTGGCCCGACCCCGACCACCTGCGCATCGTCACGCTGCCCTGGGCGCGCGACTTGTCGGAGGCCATCCAGCGCATGGGCAACTTCCTGAGCAGCTACCAGCAGGCTTAG
- a CDS encoding EthD domain-containing protein: MTKLILAFHGADLALDDPALRARLAELGVTRFQLNVDDEPVAGALRFGPGAPITALVSLWTDGDPEAAVAVLSDLEADVHAWRVTERRPIEPPAVADGERTDALANVAVLRRPEGMTIEEYQQIWFEDHTPIAIETQNTFGYIQNAVEEALTPDSPEISAIVEELFPMAALTDIHEFYGSGGDDEELSRRMTVLMTSVARFGADQGLDLVPTSRYVWELV; encoded by the coding sequence GTGACGAAACTGATCCTCGCCTTTCACGGCGCAGACCTCGCCCTTGACGACCCAGCCCTCCGGGCACGACTCGCAGAACTCGGGGTGACCCGGTTCCAGCTCAACGTCGACGACGAGCCCGTTGCCGGCGCTCTGCGCTTCGGCCCGGGCGCCCCGATCACCGCACTGGTATCGCTGTGGACCGACGGTGATCCCGAGGCAGCCGTCGCCGTGTTGTCGGACCTGGAGGCTGACGTGCACGCGTGGCGGGTCACCGAGCGCCGCCCGATCGAGCCGCCTGCGGTCGCCGACGGCGAGCGTACGGATGCCCTCGCGAACGTTGCCGTGCTCCGTCGCCCCGAGGGCATGACCATCGAGGAGTACCAGCAGATCTGGTTCGAAGACCACACGCCGATCGCGATCGAGACCCAGAACACCTTCGGCTACATCCAGAACGCGGTCGAAGAGGCGCTCACGCCTGACTCCCCCGAGATCTCAGCGATCGTCGAGGAGTTGTTCCCCATGGCTGCCTTGACCGACATCCACGAGTTCTACGGCAGCGGCGGGGACGACGAGGAGCTCAGCCGTCGAATGACCGTACTGATGACCAGCGTCGCGCGATTCGGCGCCGACCAGGGCCTCGACCTCGTACCGACAAGCCGGTACGTCTGGGAGCTCGTCTAG
- a CDS encoding RluA family pseudouridine synthase, protein MTEEVELEHKVLSVPEGLDGERIDSALARLLGLSRTRTSELVAEGHVLIDGHAPAKSDRVHPGSILEVSIPAPRRAVVVPSEVEGMRIVFQDDDIVVVDKPVGVAAHPSVGWDGPTVLDHLAGIGVRISTSGAPERRGIVHRLDVGTSGLMAVAKSEHAYTVLKQAFRDRTVDKTYHALVQGHPDPHMGTIDAPIARHPKHDFKFTVKDGGRESVTHYDTLEAHRFASLLTINLETGRTHQIRVHMAALHHPCVGDLMYGADPTLAKRVGLDRQWLHAYRLGFIHPRTGEHVEFDSVYPDDLVRALEVVRASD, encoded by the coding sequence ATGACAGAAGAAGTCGAACTCGAGCACAAGGTGTTGTCGGTGCCGGAAGGCCTCGATGGCGAGCGGATCGACAGCGCCCTCGCGCGTTTGCTCGGGCTGTCGCGTACGCGTACGAGCGAGCTCGTCGCTGAAGGCCACGTACTGATCGATGGTCATGCCCCGGCCAAGTCGGACCGCGTGCATCCTGGATCGATCCTCGAAGTCTCGATTCCCGCACCCCGCCGCGCGGTCGTCGTACCGTCCGAGGTCGAGGGCATGCGCATCGTGTTCCAGGATGACGACATCGTCGTGGTCGACAAACCCGTAGGCGTGGCCGCACACCCCAGCGTCGGCTGGGACGGTCCGACCGTTCTCGATCACCTCGCCGGCATCGGCGTGCGCATTTCGACGTCAGGCGCTCCCGAGCGTCGCGGCATCGTGCACCGCCTTGACGTGGGCACGAGCGGACTGATGGCGGTTGCGAAGTCCGAGCACGCCTACACCGTGCTCAAGCAGGCCTTCCGTGACCGTACGGTCGACAAGACCTATCACGCGCTCGTGCAGGGTCACCCCGACCCGCACATGGGAACGATCGATGCTCCGATCGCGCGCCATCCCAAGCACGACTTCAAGTTCACCGTGAAGGACGGCGGACGCGAGAGCGTCACGCACTACGACACGCTTGAGGCGCACCGTTTCGCCAGCCTGCTGACAATCAACCTCGAGACCGGACGTACGCACCAGATCCGCGTCCACATGGCCGCGCTGCACCACCCGTGCGTCGGCGACCTGATGTACGGCGCCGATCCGACGCTGGCCAAGCGCGTCGGTCTCGATCGTCAGTGGCTGCACGCGTACCGGCTTGGCTTCATCCACCCGCGCACCGGTGAGCACGTCGAGTTCGACTCGGTCTACCCGGACGACCTCGTGCGTGCGCTCGAAGTCGTACGGGCCTCGGACTAG
- the lspA gene encoding signal peptidase II, with product MQAARGTSLSPESGPTTHTSVRLFAIVAALTLAVDQVTKYLAVEKLQGREPVELIPNVLSLTFFRNAGAAFSTGTGFTLVLSLIAVAVCVAVVRMATRLRDRGWAIGLGLLLAGALGNLADRIFRQPSPFKGHVVDFIDYGLFVGNVADIALTFAAIVIVWRTWRGIAIDGTREAKQ from the coding sequence ATGCAAGCAGCGCGAGGAACGTCGCTGAGCCCTGAAAGCGGCCCGACAACCCACACTTCGGTACGACTCTTTGCGATCGTCGCTGCCCTGACGCTGGCGGTCGACCAGGTCACCAAGTACCTCGCCGTCGAGAAGCTGCAGGGCCGCGAACCCGTCGAGCTGATCCCCAACGTCCTTTCGCTGACGTTCTTCCGCAACGCGGGAGCGGCGTTCAGCACCGGTACCGGTTTCACCCTGGTCCTGAGCCTCATCGCGGTCGCAGTGTGCGTGGCCGTCGTACGTATGGCCACCCGCCTGCGTGACCGTGGCTGGGCGATCGGGCTCGGGCTCCTGCTTGCCGGCGCCCTCGGCAACCTGGCCGACCGCATCTTCCGCCAGCCTTCTCCGTTCAAGGGTCACGTCGTCGACTTCATCGACTACGGACTCTTCGTCGGCAATGTCGCAGACATCGCCCTGACCTTCGCCGCAATCGTCATCGTCTGGCGCACCTGGCGCGGTATCGCAATCGACGGCACCCGTGAGGCCAAGCAATGA
- a CDS encoding TraR/DksA C4-type zinc finger protein, protein MPNTKLAVRADEKPWTAAEAKAVRAELESDLTRLRGELDQSARELQDLLRDGVDGAGNDQADVGSKGLERDAEMSLAANQRELLQQTEKALDRLDKGVYGQCEVCGEAIGKMRLMAFPRATLCMTCKQREERR, encoded by the coding sequence ATGCCAAACACCAAGCTGGCCGTACGCGCCGACGAGAAGCCATGGACCGCTGCTGAAGCCAAGGCCGTCCGCGCCGAGCTCGAGAGCGACCTCACCCGTCTGCGGGGCGAGCTCGACCAGTCAGCTCGCGAGCTGCAGGACCTGCTGCGTGACGGCGTTGATGGCGCCGGCAACGACCAGGCTGACGTCGGATCCAAGGGTCTCGAGCGCGACGCCGAGATGTCACTCGCTGCCAACCAGCGTGAGCTGCTCCAGCAGACCGAGAAGGCGCTCGATCGCCTCGACAAGGGCGTCTATGGCCAGTGCGAGGTGTGTGGTGAGGCGATCGGCAAGATGCGGTTGATGGCGTTCCCGCGTGCCACACTGTGCATGACATGCAAGCAGCGCGAGGAACGTCGCTGA